Proteins co-encoded in one Candidatus Limnocylindrales bacterium genomic window:
- a CDS encoding DUF938 domain-containing protein yields the protein MADARDDEEKRRPIAGQPSARSGDRPWRSAGDLGGSGPSFSPACERNREPILEVLRAELTAAREVLEIGSGTGQHAVFFARAMPHITWHTSDRGENHPAIRAWIEAEGAGNVRPPLDLDVEREWPQRTFDAVFSANTAHIMSWPQVQAMFAGVGRVLKDGGSFVLYGPFAYEGVHTSASNADFDRMLRQRDPASGIRDITDLRREASAAGMNLVADHAMPANNRTLVWHKS from the coding sequence ATGGCGGATGCTCGTGACGATGAAGAGAAGCGCCGGCCGATTGCCGGCCAGCCATCGGCCCGGTCCGGTGATCGGCCCTGGCGCAGCGCCGGCGACCTTGGCGGCTCGGGCCCGTCCTTCTCTCCCGCTTGCGAGCGCAACAGAGAACCGATTCTCGAGGTTCTGCGTGCCGAGCTGACGGCGGCGCGCGAGGTCCTGGAGATCGGCAGCGGCACCGGCCAGCATGCGGTCTTCTTCGCGCGAGCGATGCCGCACATCACCTGGCACACCAGCGACCGCGGCGAGAATCATCCGGCCATTCGCGCGTGGATCGAAGCCGAGGGTGCTGGCAACGTACGACCGCCGCTCGACCTGGACGTCGAGCGCGAGTGGCCGCAGCGAACATTCGATGCCGTCTTCAGCGCCAACACCGCGCACATCATGAGCTGGCCACAGGTGCAGGCGATGTTCGCCGGCGTCGGACGCGTGCTGAAAGACGGGGGCAGCTTCGTCCTTTACGGGCCCTTCGCCTACGAGGGCGTCCATACGTCCGCGAGCAATGCCGACTTCGACCGCATGCTGCGTCAGCGCGACCCGGCCAGCGGGATTCGCGATATCACCGACCTGCGCCGAGAGGCCTCAGCAGCCGGCATGAACCTGGTGGCCGATCACGCGATGCCGGCGAACAACCGGACGCTGGTATGGCACAAGTCCTGA
- a CDS encoding SGNH/GDSL hydrolase family protein: MRAELSKKLLLLTASLAFALTLIEAMFRLVGYAQGIDYRLYLKELKNSDRLPRALFRADPQTTAALAPNTEVLAVTSDFSVIYRTNSKGLRDQEYAYEKPQDRLRILALGDSITFGEGVPYGARFTDIPEDELDGLEIINASVPGWGLDSELVYLAREGLRYAPDWVVIFINFVGLTRELPGLVRDGRVELSAQPPLSPRNQGVAGGGDTWYLRPDDPMFKERSVLTRSSYALSYLTFRVNLAQRRGALEQQDAARWQQKNAGRRTPDVTTDLPEASPRVRLVLEKFVELSKANGFRLMIINISSWASLSFVPTVDPSIVYHDLAPLLVAESRKRPISFKYDPHYTPETNRLLGRELVNILRPLVEEHRAQPGR; encoded by the coding sequence ATGCGGGCCGAGCTGAGCAAAAAGCTTCTGCTCCTGACGGCCTCTCTCGCCTTCGCTTTAACCCTGATCGAGGCGATGTTTCGGCTGGTCGGCTACGCGCAGGGCATCGACTATCGCCTCTACCTGAAAGAACTGAAGAACTCCGATCGCCTGCCGCGTGCGCTCTTTCGCGCGGACCCGCAGACCACGGCAGCGCTGGCCCCGAACACGGAGGTTCTGGCGGTCACATCCGATTTCTCCGTGATCTACCGTACGAATAGCAAGGGTCTTCGCGACCAGGAGTACGCGTACGAGAAGCCACAGGACAGGCTTCGCATCCTGGCCTTGGGCGACAGCATCACGTTCGGCGAAGGTGTTCCCTACGGCGCCCGCTTCACCGACATTCCCGAGGATGAGCTCGACGGCCTCGAGATCATCAACGCGAGCGTTCCGGGATGGGGCCTGGACTCGGAGCTCGTCTATCTTGCTCGCGAAGGCTTGCGCTATGCGCCGGACTGGGTCGTGATTTTCATCAACTTCGTGGGATTGACGCGCGAGCTGCCCGGTCTCGTGCGCGACGGCCGCGTCGAACTGTCGGCACAGCCTCCGCTGTCGCCGAGGAACCAGGGCGTCGCCGGCGGCGGCGACACATGGTACCTGCGTCCCGATGATCCGATGTTCAAGGAGCGAAGCGTTCTTACGCGGAGCTCGTACGCGCTTAGCTATCTGACGTTCAGGGTCAACCTTGCCCAGCGTCGCGGTGCACTCGAGCAGCAGGACGCCGCGCGATGGCAGCAGAAGAACGCAGGGCGCCGAACGCCCGATGTCACTACCGACCTCCCCGAAGCTTCCCCTCGTGTTCGCCTCGTCCTCGAGAAATTCGTCGAGCTCTCCAAAGCGAACGGGTTCCGGCTGATGATCATCAACATCAGCTCCTGGGCGTCATTGAGCTTCGTCCCGACGGTGGATCCGTCGATCGTCTACCACGACCTGGCCCCGCTCCTCGTCGCAGAGTCACGCAAGCGCCCGATCTCCTTCAAATACGATCCGCACTACACGCCGGAGACCAATCGGCTTCTGGGGCGAGAGCTGGTGAACATTCTTCGACCGCTGGTCGAGGAGCATCGAGCGCAACCAGGCCGGTAG
- a CDS encoding multiheme c-type cytochrome yields MGRRIALGPTFAVGLLVSAVATAAAQEPRYLGAASCASSVCHGALIGRDGASVLQNEYIVWSEEDRHARAYEVLLEPRSAAIAANLGIPAAHEAALCLDCHATNAARAARGPKFQISDGVSCESCHGAASRWIETHDDSGRSHADNVAAGMVALEDVGVRAQVCVSCHVGDDDRFVSHRIMAAGHPRTSFELDTFTHLQPRHYRVDEDYRRRKGEVDGVQAWAVGQAAVLVDYFDRLAGHAGGDAVWPEFALFDCFSCHHSIGSQRAGGGVRPAASLGIPSVLRASAIMYEAAAATAGVPSSARIDSGLHELEAALARRGGDAVSQARSLRQNADSGLRHLARWQPRRGDLHELLARLSSRAAVARYRSYSDAEQATMAVQAVVASLADRGELAGERGRLTAAVDGLFDVTSSEAAFRPEDFASAMARVASLAAD; encoded by the coding sequence GTGGGCCGACGGATCGCGCTGGGGCCGACGTTCGCGGTCGGCTTGCTGGTGTCCGCGGTCGCGACGGCGGCGGCGCAGGAACCGCGCTACCTCGGCGCGGCGTCGTGCGCGAGCAGCGTCTGCCATGGCGCGCTCATCGGCCGTGACGGCGCGAGCGTCTTGCAGAACGAGTACATCGTCTGGTCGGAGGAGGACCGCCACGCGCGCGCGTACGAGGTTCTGCTCGAGCCGAGGTCGGCCGCCATCGCCGCCAACCTCGGCATCCCCGCCGCGCACGAAGCGGCGCTGTGCCTGGATTGCCACGCCACCAACGCGGCGCGTGCGGCACGTGGACCGAAGTTCCAGATCAGCGACGGCGTCTCGTGCGAAAGCTGTCACGGCGCAGCCTCGCGCTGGATCGAGACGCACGACGACAGCGGCCGCAGCCACGCCGACAACGTCGCCGCCGGCATGGTCGCGCTCGAGGACGTCGGCGTGCGCGCGCAGGTGTGCGTGTCCTGCCATGTCGGCGACGACGATCGCTTCGTGTCCCATCGCATCATGGCCGCCGGCCATCCGCGCACCAGCTTCGAGCTGGACACGTTCACGCATCTGCAGCCGCGCCACTATCGTGTCGACGAAGACTACCGCCGGCGCAAAGGCGAGGTGGACGGCGTGCAGGCATGGGCTGTCGGGCAGGCCGCGGTGCTGGTCGACTACTTCGATCGCCTGGCCGGACATGCGGGAGGCGACGCGGTCTGGCCCGAGTTCGCGCTCTTCGACTGCTTCAGCTGCCACCACTCCATCGGATCGCAGCGCGCCGGCGGCGGCGTTCGCCCGGCTGCCAGCCTGGGCATTCCGTCGGTGCTGCGCGCCAGCGCCATCATGTACGAAGCCGCGGCGGCGACGGCGGGCGTTCCTTCCTCCGCTCGCATCGACTCCGGGTTGCACGAGCTGGAGGCGGCGCTGGCGCGTCGCGGCGGCGATGCGGTTTCGCAGGCGCGGTCGCTTCGCCAGAACGCCGACAGCGGTCTGCGGCATCTGGCGCGCTGGCAGCCGCGGCGTGGCGATCTCCACGAGCTGCTCGCGCGGCTGTCGTCGCGGGCGGCGGTTGCAAGGTACCGCAGCTACAGCGACGCCGAGCAGGCGACGATGGCGGTGCAGGCGGTCGTCGCCTCGCTGGCGGATCGCGGCGAGCTGGCCGGCGAGCGCGGGCGCCTGACGGCGGCCGTGGACGGCCTGTTCGATGTCACGTCCAGCGAGGCCGCGTTCCGGCCTGAGGATTTCGCTTCGGCCATGGCCAGAGTGGCCTCGCTCGCGGCCGACTGA
- a CDS encoding DsbA family protein codes for MDPLRSDRPLIVYIDFKSPYAFIAVQPTYEMAGELGICIDWRPLTLDIPSFAGSARLDRNDQVLESERSQSQWSWVKYAYRDARRYARLRGWTLRGTIKIWDTTVAGMGLEWAKRHGDDVTRRYIETTYERFWKRELDVEDIAVVESVLSESGAELAGFRQTTEGGARQAYLARQEAIFDAGIFGVPGYVVDGEYYWGREHLPRIRWILTGRRGPSPDIAYTRMARASA; via the coding sequence ATGGACCCGCTGCGCTCGGACCGCCCGCTGATCGTCTACATCGATTTCAAGAGCCCCTACGCTTTCATCGCCGTCCAGCCGACCTACGAGATGGCCGGAGAGCTGGGAATCTGCATCGACTGGCGTCCACTGACGCTGGACATCCCGTCGTTCGCGGGCTCGGCGCGGCTCGATCGCAACGACCAGGTCCTGGAGAGCGAACGCAGCCAGAGCCAGTGGTCGTGGGTCAAGTATGCCTACCGCGACGCCCGCCGCTACGCCCGGCTGCGCGGCTGGACACTTCGCGGCACGATCAAGATCTGGGACACCACCGTGGCTGGCATGGGCCTGGAATGGGCAAAGAGGCACGGCGACGACGTCACGCGCCGCTACATCGAGACGACCTACGAGCGTTTCTGGAAGCGCGAGCTGGACGTCGAGGACATCGCCGTCGTCGAGTCGGTGCTGAGCGAGTCGGGCGCCGAGCTTGCCGGATTCCGCCAGACCACCGAGGGCGGGGCGCGCCAGGCCTACCTCGCGCGGCAGGAAGCGATCTTCGACGCCGGCATCTTCGGAGTGCCCGGCTACGTCGTCGACGGCGAGTACTACTGGGGACGCGAGCACCTGCCGCGCATCCGCTGGATCCTGACGGGGCGCCGGGGGCCGTCGCCCGACATCGCCTATACGCGCATGGCGAGGGCGTCGGCGTGA
- a CDS encoding DUF1330 domain-containing protein: MARTASEIDALIEELSAHGLGGINPSLEQLRELVTEDRDGPLQFVNLLEYHDVARYPAGHALADAGLTGAEAYARYGAVAFAHVTRRGGRLTLYNDVEQSIIGDGGRWHQIATMEYPNTEAFIDMLRDPDYTAALVHRDAGLARTIVVVSRPLLPA; this comes from the coding sequence ATGGCAAGAACGGCGAGCGAGATCGATGCACTGATCGAAGAGCTGTCGGCGCATGGCCTCGGCGGCATCAACCCCAGCCTCGAGCAGCTGCGAGAGCTGGTGACCGAAGACCGCGACGGACCGCTGCAGTTCGTCAACCTGCTCGAGTATCACGACGTTGCACGCTACCCGGCCGGACACGCGCTGGCCGACGCCGGGCTCACCGGCGCCGAAGCGTATGCGCGATACGGCGCCGTCGCGTTCGCGCACGTCACCAGGCGCGGCGGCCGGCTGACGCTCTACAACGACGTCGAGCAGAGCATCATCGGTGACGGCGGACGCTGGCATCAGATCGCCACGATGGAATATCCGAACACGGAGGCGTTCATCGACATGCTGCGCGACCCCGACTACACGGCGGCGCTCGTGCACCGCGATGCCGGGCTGGCGCGGACGATCGTGGTGGTCAGCAGGCCGCTTCTTCCGGCATAG
- a CDS encoding VacJ family lipoprotein: MRWQRDRRASLRAAFLLVLALVVPSPGVADETSGDPLLESFEAELETQAVAYPDPLENLNRRTQRLNAGLNEAIFDPMTRLYSWMIPEPGRKAIRRFLSNLAAPSTLINDLLQGRPRDAAVTAGRLVINTAVGWGGLIDAAACMGLPPHHSDFGQTLAIAGVRSGPYLILPMLGPTTVRDAFGDAVGLLFRPTTYFLAGAESLFYTTAYGTGTGLVTLEEHARSLRRLESGSLDYYAALRNAYYQNRTAQIATARTSRPLGTDEAYCHCPGGCRRIGDDGALGDSVEPEQPR; encoded by the coding sequence GTGCGATGGCAGCGTGATCGGCGGGCAAGCCTGCGGGCAGCATTTCTGCTCGTACTGGCGCTCGTCGTCCCCTCGCCAGGCGTTGCCGACGAGACGTCCGGCGACCCGCTCCTCGAAAGCTTCGAGGCCGAGCTCGAGACGCAGGCGGTCGCCTATCCGGACCCGCTCGAAAATCTCAACCGCCGCACCCAGCGCCTGAACGCGGGCCTCAACGAGGCGATCTTCGATCCGATGACGCGCCTGTACTCGTGGATGATTCCCGAGCCCGGCCGCAAGGCCATCCGCCGCTTCCTCAGCAACCTTGCGGCGCCCTCCACGTTGATCAACGACCTGCTGCAGGGCCGGCCCCGTGATGCCGCGGTCACCGCCGGCCGATTGGTCATCAATACGGCGGTGGGGTGGGGCGGCCTCATCGATGCGGCTGCATGCATGGGGCTGCCGCCGCACCACTCCGACTTCGGGCAGACGCTGGCGATCGCCGGAGTGCGCAGCGGCCCGTACCTCATCCTGCCGATGCTCGGGCCGACCACGGTCCGCGATGCGTTCGGCGACGCCGTCGGTCTGCTGTTCCGTCCGACGACGTACTTCCTGGCCGGGGCCGAATCGCTCTTCTACACGACGGCCTACGGCACGGGCACCGGACTGGTGACGCTCGAGGAGCATGCGCGATCGCTGCGGCGCCTGGAGAGCGGATCTCTCGACTACTATGCGGCCTTGCGCAACGCCTATTACCAGAACCGCACCGCGCAGATTGCGACGGCGCGCACGTCGCGGCCACTGGGCACCGACGAAGCCTACTGCCACTGTCCGGGCGGATGCCGCCGCATCGGGGATGACGGCGCGCTCGGCGACTCGGTCGAGCCCGAGCAGCCGCGCTGA
- a CDS encoding Glu/Leu/Phe/Val dehydrogenase translates to MKATTVFDDAIVRLEELSRIAGVHDEVVDALRRPMATLSVTLPVRMDDGSMRYFPAFRCHYNDILGPTKGGIRYHPGVTIQEVEALAFWMTIKCSVVGLPYGGGKGGVVVDPKTLSPMEVERLSRAYVRAMADFIGPDIDIPAPDVYTNERIMGWMADEYEAIKRVKAPAVITGKPISLGGSLGRGEATGRGAFLVIEELARVRKLDRKATRVAVQGFGNAGYHVASLLCAAGYKVVAVSDSQGGIHSDAGFDVDSLFRIKQESRQLRAVYCSGSVCQLVEHRRISNEELLELDVDILIPAALEGAITEDNAPRVRAPMIVEVANGPITPTADKILQAAARLVVPDVLANAGGVTVSYFEWVQNLQGYRWTLAEVRTRLAEIMQRAFAEVWALHETEGMPLRTAAYVLAIRRIGEAIDAHGSRDFFRQD, encoded by the coding sequence GTGAAAGCCACCACTGTCTTCGACGATGCCATCGTCCGCCTCGAGGAGCTGTCGCGCATTGCCGGTGTGCACGACGAAGTCGTGGATGCCCTGCGCCGCCCGATGGCCACGCTCAGCGTGACGCTGCCGGTGCGGATGGATGACGGGTCGATGCGCTACTTCCCCGCCTTCCGTTGTCACTACAACGACATTCTCGGGCCCACCAAGGGCGGCATCCGCTATCACCCCGGCGTCACCATTCAGGAGGTGGAGGCGCTGGCATTCTGGATGACGATCAAGTGCTCGGTGGTCGGTCTGCCCTACGGCGGCGGCAAGGGCGGCGTCGTGGTCGATCCCAAGACGCTGTCGCCAATGGAGGTGGAGCGGCTCTCGCGCGCCTACGTCCGCGCGATGGCCGACTTCATCGGTCCCGACATCGACATACCGGCGCCCGACGTCTACACGAACGAGCGCATCATGGGATGGATGGCCGACGAGTACGAGGCCATCAAGCGCGTCAAGGCGCCAGCCGTCATCACCGGCAAGCCCATCAGTCTGGGCGGCAGCCTCGGCCGCGGCGAAGCCACGGGGCGCGGCGCGTTCCTGGTGATCGAGGAGCTCGCGCGTGTGCGCAAGCTGGATCGCAAGGCGACGCGGGTGGCGGTCCAGGGCTTCGGCAACGCCGGCTATCACGTGGCCAGTCTGCTGTGCGCGGCAGGCTACAAGGTCGTGGCGGTGAGCGACTCGCAGGGCGGAATCCACTCCGACGCCGGCTTCGACGTCGACAGCCTCTTCCGCATCAAGCAGGAGTCGCGACAGCTTCGTGCCGTCTACTGCAGCGGCTCGGTGTGCCAGCTGGTCGAGCACCGCAGGATCTCGAACGAGGAGCTGCTCGAACTGGATGTCGACATCCTGATTCCGGCGGCGCTCGAAGGCGCCATCACCGAGGACAACGCACCGCGCGTGCGTGCGCCGATGATCGTGGAGGTCGCCAACGGACCGATCACGCCCACTGCCGACAAGATCCTGCAGGCCGCGGCCAGGCTGGTCGTTCCCGACGTGCTCGCCAATGCCGGCGGCGTCACCGTCAGTTATTTCGAATGGGTGCAGAACCTGCAGGGATACCGCTGGACGCTGGCCGAGGTGCGCACGCGTCTGGCCGAGATCATGCAGCGCGCCTTCGCCGAAGTGTGGGCCTTGCACGAGACGGAGGGAATGCCGCTTCGGACCGCCGCCTACGTTCTGGCCATCCGCCGCATCGGGGAAGCCATCGACGCGCACGGCTCGCGCGACTTCTTCCGGCAGGACTGA
- a CDS encoding DsbA family protein: MNVRVLVDFASAASYLAIEPARALESRVGATFQWLPFHGPALTLTEPAEATTDRGTKHRRLRAQYIARDLQRYAEARGLHLTDVHRKVDAGPASLALLWLNRCAPERAGDFVERVFQRVWRHNEPADAAFLENALGEFGSGFRDYRAGDAARDLQRVRDEATEIGVWISPAFVVGDEPFIGRQHLPIVEWLLAGQKGPPPI; encoded by the coding sequence GTGAACGTCCGCGTCCTCGTCGACTTCGCCAGCGCGGCTTCCTATCTGGCCATCGAGCCCGCGCGCGCCCTCGAATCTCGTGTCGGCGCCACCTTCCAGTGGCTCCCGTTCCACGGGCCGGCGCTGACGCTGACCGAGCCCGCAGAGGCGACCACCGACCGCGGCACCAAGCACCGGCGGCTTCGCGCGCAGTACATCGCGCGCGACCTGCAGCGCTATGCCGAAGCGCGCGGCCTTCACCTCACCGACGTCCACCGCAAGGTCGATGCAGGGCCGGCGTCGCTGGCGTTGCTGTGGCTGAACCGATGCGCGCCCGAGCGCGCCGGTGATTTCGTCGAGCGAGTCTTCCAGCGCGTATGGCGTCACAACGAGCCCGCCGATGCGGCGTTTCTCGAGAACGCGCTGGGAGAATTCGGCAGCGGCTTCCGGGACTATCGCGCCGGCGACGCGGCGCGCGACCTCCAGCGCGTGCGCGACGAAGCGACCGAAATCGGCGTTTGGATCTCGCCGGCCTTCGTCGTCGGCGACGAGCCGTTCATCGGCCGCCAGCACCTGCCGATCGTCGAGTGGCTGCTCGCGGGCCAGAAGGGCCCGCCGCCGATCTGA
- a CDS encoding DUF6351 family protein: MNTVPRTTVVALAIGLLAAGPAAAATQLILGRSFQVGDPSGDPSGRRIVGSAQESSSANTVEGDPTSSGATLTIIADGATPTTQTFELPASGWSAIGDVGYQWSNASHPASPVRRAIIKRTTRGVFLLKVQVDGRSGPVEVVPPAPGVSGSFILTIGNGDGYCAGFGGAAGGQMPRNDSRQWTVKRPTAEGCAQALTLGVLSNRADLISGGNALVQVVLPPGTDASDVTVDLDGMDVTGAFALRDDGRYLGVVTELALGDNVLTARAPGVRAAAITITNHPIGGPVFSGEQLQPWLCTTDGNGLGPAQDEQCNAGTIVEYFYRPTGGVRFMPYDPENPPSDVATVTTDQGEMVPYVIRQETGTHNRGIYRVAVLFDPAQPWEPWSPQRGWNRKLHYLFGPSCGTVHSQSNAQNVQNDRALSRGFMVATSSLNVLGNNCNTTTSAESVMMLKEHIVETYGEIRYTTAEGCSGGSIGQHMVANNYPGLLQGIQPNCSFTDNWSTGLEVVDCHLLLNYFTAVSPQLWAAPNQQSAVSGHASFSSCVAWEALFAPVVDPEGGCGLSADQDYDPVDNPTGCRGSVPDFNVAVIGRRPPELWDQSPEPTRSAEYAAGGFARLPYDNVGVQYGLEALLAGQILTEQFVDLNEKIGTVDIDFNYASGRRHADTGSELLYRAGGVNDGGQLDQVAIIDLRGTSNAEIHTDYHSYVMRERLIRSNGHADNHIIWTTPAPLVPPPAVADAAFDLLDRWLAAIEADTTADPLEVKVTRNKPADAVDACLINDQMVTDMAACSAAFPYFGSPRLVAGMPLSHDIAACQTRPLDRDDYASVVPPLTDEQWARLQAAFPEGVCDYGLPGVGQEPSVPWLTYKDGPGGQPLGEPPVSAPAD; this comes from the coding sequence ATGAACACTGTTCCTCGAACGACCGTGGTCGCTCTCGCCATCGGTCTGCTCGCGGCCGGCCCGGCAGCCGCGGCGACCCAGCTCATCCTCGGAAGAAGCTTCCAAGTCGGCGATCCCTCAGGGGATCCGTCGGGCCGCCGGATCGTCGGGTCGGCCCAGGAGTCCTCCAGCGCCAACACCGTCGAAGGCGATCCGACGTCCAGCGGGGCGACGCTGACGATCATCGCCGACGGCGCGACTCCAACCACCCAGACCTTCGAGCTTCCGGCCTCGGGGTGGTCCGCGATCGGCGATGTCGGCTATCAGTGGTCGAACGCGAGCCATCCCGCCAGCCCCGTCCGCCGCGCGATCATCAAGCGGACCACGCGCGGGGTCTTCCTGCTCAAGGTCCAGGTCGACGGCCGCAGCGGCCCCGTCGAAGTCGTGCCGCCCGCTCCCGGCGTCAGCGGCAGCTTCATCCTGACGATCGGCAACGGCGACGGCTATTGCGCCGGCTTCGGCGGCGCCGCCGGCGGCCAGATGCCGCGCAACGACAGCCGCCAGTGGACGGTCAAGCGCCCCACCGCCGAGGGCTGCGCCCAGGCGCTCACGCTCGGCGTCCTCTCCAACCGCGCGGATCTGATCAGCGGCGGCAACGCGCTGGTGCAGGTCGTGCTGCCGCCGGGGACCGACGCATCCGACGTCACCGTCGATCTCGACGGCATGGACGTGACCGGCGCCTTCGCGCTGCGCGACGACGGCCGCTATCTCGGCGTCGTCACGGAGCTCGCTCTCGGCGACAACGTGCTGACTGCGCGCGCGCCCGGAGTGCGGGCCGCGGCCATCACGATCACCAATCATCCCATCGGCGGACCGGTGTTCTCGGGCGAGCAGCTCCAGCCGTGGCTCTGCACCACCGACGGCAACGGCCTCGGCCCGGCGCAGGACGAGCAGTGCAACGCGGGAACCATCGTCGAGTACTTCTATCGGCCCACCGGCGGCGTCCGCTTCATGCCCTACGATCCGGAGAACCCGCCGAGCGACGTCGCGACGGTGACGACCGATCAGGGCGAGATGGTCCCGTACGTGATCCGCCAGGAGACCGGCACGCACAATCGCGGCATCTACCGCGTCGCGGTGCTGTTCGATCCGGCACAGCCTTGGGAGCCGTGGTCACCGCAGCGCGGATGGAACCGCAAGCTGCACTATCTGTTCGGTCCGAGCTGCGGCACCGTGCACTCGCAGTCCAACGCGCAGAACGTCCAGAACGATCGCGCGCTCTCGCGCGGCTTCATGGTCGCCACGTCCTCGCTCAACGTTCTCGGCAACAACTGCAACACCACCACCTCTGCCGAGTCGGTGATGATGCTCAAGGAGCATATCGTCGAGACCTACGGCGAGATCCGCTACACGACCGCCGAGGGATGCTCGGGCGGCTCCATCGGCCAGCACATGGTCGCCAACAACTACCCGGGCCTGCTGCAGGGCATCCAGCCGAATTGCAGCTTCACCGACAACTGGTCCACGGGCCTAGAGGTCGTCGACTGCCATCTGCTGCTCAACTACTTCACGGCAGTATCCCCACAGCTGTGGGCGGCGCCGAACCAGCAGTCGGCGGTCAGCGGACACGCAAGCTTCAGCTCGTGCGTGGCATGGGAGGCGCTGTTCGCGCCGGTGGTCGATCCCGAAGGCGGCTGCGGCCTGTCCGCCGACCAGGACTATGATCCAGTCGACAACCCGACCGGCTGTCGCGGCAGCGTTCCCGACTTCAACGTCGCAGTCATCGGGCGGCGTCCGCCCGAGCTGTGGGACCAGAGCCCCGAGCCGACGCGCAGCGCCGAGTACGCAGCCGGTGGCTTCGCGCGGCTCCCCTACGACAACGTCGGCGTGCAGTACGGGCTGGAAGCGCTGCTGGCCGGCCAGATCCTGACGGAGCAGTTCGTGGACCTCAACGAGAAGATCGGCACCGTCGACATCGACTTCAACTACGCCTCCGGTCGCCGCCACGCCGATACCGGGTCCGAGCTGCTGTACCGCGCCGGCGGCGTCAACGACGGCGGGCAGCTCGACCAGGTCGCGATCATCGATCTGCGCGGCACGAGCAACGCCGAGATCCACACCGACTACCACAGCTACGTGATGCGCGAGCGGCTGATCCGCTCCAACGGCCACGCCGACAACCACATCATCTGGACGACGCCCGCGCCTCTGGTGCCGCCGCCGGCCGTGGCCGATGCCGCCTTCGACCTGCTCGACCGCTGGCTGGCCGCCATCGAAGCGGACACGACCGCCGATCCGCTGGAAGTCAAGGTGACGCGCAACAAGCCGGCCGACGCGGTCGATGCATGCCTGATCAACGATCAGATGGTGACCGACATGGCGGCGTGCAGCGCCGCGTTCCCGTACTTCGGCTCGCCGCGCCTGGTGGCCGGGATGCCGCTCTCGCACGACATTGCCGCCTGTCAGACGCGGCCGCTCGATCGGGATGATTATGCGAGCGTCGTTCCGCCGCTCACCGACGAGCAGTGGGCGCGCCTGCAGGCGGCGTTCCCCGAGGGCGTTTGCGACTACGGTCTGCCCGGCGTGGGGCAGGAGCCGTCCGTACCGTGGCTGACGTACAAGGACGGCCCCGGCGGGCAGCCGCTTGGCGAGCCGCCGGTGTCGGCGCCGGCGGATTGA
- a CDS encoding ABC transporter substrate-binding protein has protein sequence MPPAANQLRVLARVRRLRRAVAATAIAAVVALAPDAAGETPPAKVVEALHQTYAGVLKDSARLPYAARYERLAPAIENAYDTTFMARAVIGRAWNDLSEADQKRWAETFKRFMIANYAARLDRDSGQRFESLGEQKGENDTVMVLTRVIDPGAENVELNYRMRKADDAWKIIDVYAKGTVSELALRRAEYAALLKSSGFEALLASLEGKIADLESGKKLE, from the coding sequence GTGCCGCCTGCCGCCAACCAGCTTCGGGTCCTCGCGCGCGTGCGGCGGCTGCGCCGCGCCGTCGCCGCCACGGCCATCGCGGCCGTGGTTGCGCTCGCGCCCGATGCAGCGGGCGAGACGCCGCCGGCCAAGGTCGTCGAAGCGCTGCATCAGACGTACGCGGGCGTCCTGAAGGACTCGGCGCGGCTACCGTACGCCGCCCGATACGAGCGTCTGGCGCCAGCCATCGAGAACGCCTACGACACGACGTTCATGGCACGTGCCGTCATCGGCCGCGCCTGGAATGACCTGAGCGAAGCCGACCAGAAGCGGTGGGCGGAGACGTTCAAGAGATTCATGATCGCCAACTATGCCGCCCGCCTCGACCGCGACAGCGGGCAGCGTTTCGAGTCTCTGGGCGAGCAGAAGGGCGAGAACGACACGGTCATGGTCCTGACGCGCGTCATCGATCCGGGCGCGGAGAACGTCGAGCTCAACTATCGCATGCGCAAGGCGGACGACGCCTGGAAGATCATCGACGTCTACGCCAAGGGCACGGTCAGCGAGCTCGCGCTGCGGCGCGCGGAATACGCGGCGCTGCTCAAGTCCAGCGGCTTCGAGGCGCTGCTGGCATCGCTCGAAGGCAAGATCGCCGACCTCGAATCGGGCAAGAAGCTCGAGTGA